One part of the Nymphaea colorata isolate Beijing-Zhang1983 chromosome 8, ASM883128v2, whole genome shotgun sequence genome encodes these proteins:
- the LOC116258515 gene encoding uncharacterized protein LOC116258515: MSWVRVSLKETRERKGSMVSFRTAPAPKEANFFAAENSSLKRKFGDLLKDSTHVELQMERPLPLEWQQCLDLQSGQIHFYNTRTRKRTCKDPREEREEPDHSPKKTMRLELELNLPYDSLSDNESNMHKESGPRRSPDSRSDDSQVTAPIKEKRQDDLHIRAKASTDPRPTRLLLPDLEKEAQEMVAAACMRCHMLVMLCKASPTCPNCKFLHPLDQKDYGALFKPGPGLGLLCCKD; this comes from the exons ATGAGTTGGGTTCGTGTCTCTCTGaaggaaacaagagaaagaaaaggctCCATGGTTTCCTTTCGTACAGCGCCAGCCCCCAAGGAGGCCAACTTCTTCGCTGCGGAGAACTCTTCCTTGAAGAGGAAGTTTGGAGACTTGCTTAAGGACTCAACCCACGTCGAGCTCCAAATGGAGAGGCCCCTTCCTCTGGAGTGGCAGCAGTGTCTTGATCTTCAG TCTGGACAGATTCACTTCTATAACACTAGAACCCGAAAGAGGACATGCAAGGACCCAAGGGAGGAACGCGAAGAGCCGGACCACTCACCCAAGAAGACCATGAGACTTGAACTGGAGCTCAACCTGCCCTATGACTCACTCAGTGATAACGAAAGCAACATGCATAAGGAGAGCGGCCCACGGCGATCTCCGGACAGCAGATCAGATGATTCACAGGTCACGGCGCCGATTAAAGAGAAGAGGCAAGATGACCTGCACATCCGAGCAAAAGCGTCCACCGATCCGCGGCCGACTCGGTTGTTGTTGCCTGATTTAGAGAAAGAAGCGCAGGAGATGGTTGCAGCTGCATGCATGAGGTGCCACATGCTTGTGATGCTATGCAAGGCTTCTCCAACGTGCCCAAACTGCAAGTTTCTGCATCCTCTAGATCAGAAGGACTATGGTGCTCTGTTCAAGCCAGGCCCAGGCCTAGGCCTTCTGTGTTGTAAAGACTAG